A region of Sphingomonas sp. DNA encodes the following proteins:
- a CDS encoding DnaJ domain-containing protein — protein sequence MIVKALVLAAVAAILWLWWRRSARPAAMTPREARELLGVTPGASLEEIRDAHRRLIAKVHPDSGGSDALASRVNLARDALVAELRRGPPRAP from the coding sequence ATGATCGTCAAGGCGCTCGTCCTCGCCGCCGTCGCGGCGATCCTCTGGCTGTGGTGGCGGCGCTCCGCGCGGCCGGCGGCGATGACGCCGCGCGAGGCGCGCGAGCTGCTCGGCGTCACGCCCGGCGCGAGTCTGGAGGAGATACGCGACGCGCATCGCCGGCTGATCGCGAAGGTTCACCCCGACAGCGGCGGATCGGACGCGCTCGCCAGCCGGGTCAACCTGGCCCGCGACGCGCTGGTCGCCGAGCTGCGGCGCGGTCCGCCGCGCGCGCCCTGA
- a CDS encoding phosphomannomutase/phosphoglucomutase: MSHVFHPTILREYDIRGIVGETLGDADAYALGRSFGTVVRRAGGTRIAVGRDGRESAPALEDSLTQGLTASGVDVVRVGLGPTPMLYYAAAELDVAGGIMITGSHNPAEYNGFKMTLGGKPFFGADIQQLGVMAAAADWETGEGAVSDEEVMDAYVDRLLQGFDGAHFRIGWDAGNGAAGPVLERLVEKLPGEHHLLFTQVSGAFPNHHPDPTDEANLKDLKQLVHAHGLDFGIAFDGDGDRIGAVDSLGRVVWGDQLLSILAEPVLAELPGATIIADVKASQVLFDRVAELGGTPLMWKTGHSLIKSKMKETAAPLAGEMSGHIFFAHEYYGFDDALYAAVRLIRAVSKLGGSLTALRSAMPKLVNTPELRFQVDESRKFAVVEEVLDRLAGDGAQVDRTDGARVNTDDGWWLLRASNTQDVLVARAEAQDQAGLDRLVAQIDAQLAASGVARGPRAGH, encoded by the coding sequence ATGAGTCACGTTTTCCACCCCACCATTCTTCGCGAATATGACATTCGCGGCATCGTCGGCGAGACGCTGGGCGATGCCGACGCTTATGCGCTCGGCCGCTCCTTCGGCACTGTGGTCCGCCGCGCCGGCGGCACGCGCATCGCCGTCGGCCGCGACGGTCGGGAAAGCGCGCCGGCGCTGGAGGACAGTCTGACCCAGGGACTGACGGCCAGCGGCGTCGACGTGGTGCGGGTCGGCCTCGGGCCGACGCCGATGCTCTATTACGCCGCGGCCGAGCTGGATGTCGCCGGCGGCATCATGATCACCGGCAGCCACAATCCGGCCGAATATAACGGCTTCAAGATGACGCTCGGCGGCAAGCCCTTCTTCGGCGCCGACATCCAGCAGCTCGGCGTGATGGCGGCGGCGGCCGATTGGGAAACGGGCGAAGGCGCCGTTTCCGACGAGGAGGTGATGGACGCCTATGTCGATCGCCTCCTCCAGGGCTTCGACGGCGCGCATTTCCGGATCGGCTGGGACGCGGGCAACGGCGCCGCCGGGCCGGTGCTGGAGCGCCTCGTCGAGAAGCTGCCGGGCGAGCATCACCTGCTCTTCACCCAGGTCAGCGGCGCCTTCCCGAACCATCATCCCGATCCGACCGACGAGGCGAATCTCAAGGATCTGAAGCAGCTCGTCCACGCCCACGGCCTCGATTTCGGCATCGCCTTCGACGGCGACGGCGACCGGATCGGCGCGGTCGATTCGCTCGGCCGGGTGGTGTGGGGGGACCAGCTCCTGTCGATCCTCGCCGAGCCGGTGCTGGCGGAGCTGCCGGGCGCCACGATCATCGCCGACGTGAAGGCGAGCCAGGTCCTGTTCGACCGCGTCGCCGAGCTGGGCGGCACGCCGCTCATGTGGAAGACCGGGCACAGCCTGATCAAGTCCAAGATGAAGGAAACCGCCGCCCCGCTGGCCGGCGAGATGAGCGGCCATATCTTCTTCGCCCACGAATATTACGGCTTCGACGACGCGCTTTATGCCGCCGTGCGGCTGATCCGCGCCGTCTCGAAGCTGGGCGGCTCGCTCACCGCCCTGCGCTCGGCGATGCCCAAGCTGGTCAACACGCCGGAGCTGCGCTTCCAGGTGGACGAGAGCCGCAAGTTCGCGGTGGTCGAGGAAGTGCTGGACCGCCTCGCCGGCGACGGCGCGCAGGTGGACCGCACCGACGGCGCCCGGGTCAACACCGACGACGGCTGGTGGCTGCTGCGCGCGTCCAACACGCAGGACGTGCTGGTCGCGCGCGCCGAGGCGCAGGACCAGGCCGGGCTCGACCGGCTGGTCGCGCAGATCGACGCCCAGCTCGCCGCCTCCGGCGTCGCGCGCGGGCCGCGGGCGGGGCACTGA
- a CDS encoding ligase-associated DNA damage response DEXH box helicase, with translation MAPGSDSSLPAILAGWFAAKGWAVRRHQRDMLAAARAGRSALLVAPTGAGKTMAGFLPSLAELIETPTDGLHTLYVSPLKALAVDVRRNLLAPIDEMGLPIRVETRTGDTPADRKARQRARPPQMLLTTPESLSLLLSHPDGDRLFEDLGTIVIDEIHAFASTKRGDLLSLAMARLQKLAPSLRRVGLSATVADPEAYQGWLAPHGDASEVALVRGDPGAEPKIDIMLPEEARIPWSSHSGKWAAPRVMKEIEAHRTTLVFCNTRGLAELIFQELWAVNDANLPIGIHHGSLAVEARRKVEAAVAAGRLRALVCTASLDLGVDWGDVDLVVQMGAPKGASRLIQRIGRANHRLDQPSEAILVPGNRFEYLEARAAFDAIEAGELDAETFRPGALDVLAQHVMAMACAGPFREEEMLAEVQGAAPYAGLDAETFGRILGFIESGGYALRAYDKFKRLTRAPDGTWRVSHPRFIQQHRMNAGIIVDAPVLDVRFRNGRKLGTVEDYFASTLSVGDTFFFAGLSLEVERLDSAEIVVRATKKSARIPTYVGARLAMTTRLADRVRQFLADPASWARFPDDVREWLEVQARRSVLPRPDQLLVETFPHEGRHHMIAYSFEGWNAHQSLGMLLTRRIETAGLKPLGFVANDYALACYGLEPVADPASLFSADLLEQEFVEWVQGSSLLKRAFREVAVIGGLVERQQPGQRKSGRQVTFSTDLIYDVLRRYEPDHLLLRAAWEDAKTRLTDIGRLSSLLERAADTMLHIDLDRVSPLAVPTLIMIGREMVPAGVAEDELLIEAEALAETAMRLTDAPCRP, from the coding sequence ATGGCGCCCGGCTCCGATTCCTCCCTGCCCGCGATCCTCGCCGGCTGGTTCGCCGCGAAGGGCTGGGCGGTGCGCCGGCACCAGCGCGACATGCTGGCCGCCGCGCGCGCCGGAAGGAGCGCCTTGCTCGTCGCGCCGACCGGGGCGGGCAAGACCATGGCGGGCTTCCTGCCCAGCCTGGCCGAATTGATCGAGACGCCAACCGACGGCCTGCACACGCTTTACGTCTCGCCGCTGAAGGCGCTGGCGGTGGACGTGCGCCGCAACCTGCTGGCGCCGATCGACGAGATGGGCCTGCCGATCCGGGTCGAGACCCGCACCGGCGACACGCCCGCCGACCGCAAGGCGCGCCAGCGTGCCCGGCCGCCGCAGATGCTGCTCACCACGCCGGAATCGCTGAGCCTGCTGCTCAGTCATCCGGATGGCGACCGTTTGTTCGAAGATCTGGGTACCATCGTTATCGACGAGATCCACGCCTTCGCCAGCACCAAGCGCGGCGACCTGCTCAGCCTCGCCATGGCGCGGCTGCAAAAGCTGGCGCCGAGCCTGCGCCGTGTCGGCCTGTCCGCCACCGTCGCCGATCCGGAAGCCTATCAGGGCTGGCTCGCTCCGCATGGCGACGCCTCCGAAGTGGCGTTGGTCCGGGGCGATCCCGGCGCCGAGCCGAAGATCGACATCATGCTGCCCGAAGAGGCGCGAATCCCTTGGTCCAGCCATAGCGGCAAATGGGCCGCCCCCCGGGTGATGAAGGAGATCGAGGCGCACCGCACCACCCTGGTCTTCTGCAATACACGCGGGCTCGCCGAGTTGATCTTCCAGGAGCTGTGGGCGGTCAACGACGCCAATCTGCCGATCGGCATCCATCATGGCAGCCTGGCGGTGGAAGCGCGGCGCAAGGTCGAGGCGGCGGTGGCGGCCGGCAGGCTCCGCGCGCTCGTCTGCACCGCCAGCCTCGATCTCGGCGTCGACTGGGGCGATGTCGATCTCGTCGTCCAGATGGGGGCGCCCAAGGGCGCCTCGCGCCTCATCCAGCGGATCGGCCGCGCCAATCACCGGCTCGATCAGCCCAGCGAGGCGATCCTCGTGCCCGGCAACCGTTTCGAATATCTGGAGGCGCGCGCCGCCTTCGATGCGATCGAGGCGGGCGAGCTGGATGCCGAAACCTTTCGTCCCGGCGCGCTCGACGTGCTCGCCCAGCATGTCATGGCCATGGCCTGCGCCGGGCCGTTCCGCGAAGAGGAGATGCTCGCGGAGGTGCAAGGCGCCGCGCCTTATGCCGGCCTCGACGCCGAGACGTTTGGCCGCATCCTCGGCTTCATCGAGAGCGGCGGTTATGCCCTGCGCGCCTACGACAAGTTCAAGCGGCTGACCCGCGCGCCCGACGGAACATGGCGGGTGAGCCACCCGCGCTTCATTCAGCAGCACCGGATGAATGCCGGCATCATCGTCGATGCGCCCGTGCTCGACGTGCGCTTCCGCAACGGCCGCAAGCTCGGCACGGTTGAAGACTATTTCGCCTCCACCTTGAGCGTCGGCGACACCTTCTTCTTCGCCGGGCTCAGCCTGGAGGTCGAGCGGCTCGACTCCGCCGAGATCGTCGTGCGCGCCACGAAGAAGTCCGCGCGCATCCCGACCTATGTCGGCGCCCGCCTCGCCATGACGACGCGCCTCGCCGACCGGGTTCGCCAGTTCCTTGCCGATCCCGCTTCCTGGGCGCGCTTCCCCGACGATGTGCGCGAATGGCTGGAGGTGCAGGCGCGCCGCTCCGTCCTGCCGCGTCCCGACCAGCTCCTCGTCGAAACCTTCCCGCACGAGGGGCGGCACCATATGATCGCCTATAGCTTCGAGGGCTGGAACGCGCATCAGTCGCTCGGCATGCTGCTCACCCGGCGGATAGAGACGGCGGGGCTCAAACCCTTGGGGTTTGTCGCCAACGATTACGCGCTGGCCTGTTACGGGCTGGAGCCGGTCGCCGACCCCGCCAGCCTGTTCAGCGCCGATCTGCTGGAGCAGGAATTCGTCGAATGGGTGCAGGGATCGAGCCTGCTGAAACGCGCCTTCCGCGAGGTCGCGGTGATCGGCGGACTGGTCGAGCGCCAGCAGCCCGGCCAGCGCAAGTCGGGGCGGCAGGTCACCTTCTCGACCGATCTCATCTACGACGTACTGCGCCGCTACGAGCCCGATCACCTGCTGCTGCGCGCCGCCTGGGAGGATGCGAAGACGCGGCTCACCGACATCGGCCGCCTGTCCTCGCTGCTGGAGCGGGCGGCGGACACGATGCTGCATATCGATCTCGACCGCGTCTCCCCCCTCGCCGTGCCGACGCTCATCATGATCGGGCGCGAGATGGTGCCCGCGGGCGTCGCCGAGGACGAACTGCTGATCGAAGCCGAGGCGCTGGCGGAAACGGCGATGCGGTTGACGGACGCGCCTTGCCGTCCTTGA
- a CDS encoding dipeptidase, with product MRLTIALALAASFAIPASAQSEPDVTGEIREMHERMIVLDTHLDIPMRFDDGQWDFSQRNRFEWDGSQVDLPRMIEGGLDGGMFVIYLGQGDLTPEGYREARDRALVRAAAIHRVIGENRDAMGLALTAEDAEQLVREGRRVAFLSMENSWPLGEDLSLLRTFHRLGVRMAGPVHSRTNQFADSTTGEARWNGLSPLGRQWVAEMNRLGIVIDGSHSSDTAIDQMIELSRVPIVLSHHGARVLYDHPRNTSDERMRRLAASGGVLFLNMVFLAADDRSPERSAIERRQAQWDRLSPEERRRLMADKAALDAQRPFTDADFETFMRAALHIIRVMGVDHVGLGADWDGGGGVVGLEDIAGLPRITARLLREGYSEADIAKIMGGNLLRVLRSAQAGAEPEFRVHAQRPTS from the coding sequence ATGCGCCTGACCATCGCTTTAGCCCTTGCCGCCTCATTCGCCATTCCAGCCTCGGCCCAGTCCGAGCCCGACGTGACCGGCGAAATCCGCGAAATGCACGAGCGGATGATCGTGCTCGACACTCATCTCGACATTCCGATGCGGTTCGACGACGGCCAGTGGGACTTTTCGCAGCGCAACCGCTTCGAATGGGACGGCAGCCAGGTCGATCTGCCGCGCATGATCGAAGGCGGTCTCGATGGCGGCATGTTCGTCATCTATCTCGGCCAGGGCGACCTGACGCCGGAGGGCTATCGCGAGGCGCGCGACCGCGCGCTGGTCCGCGCCGCCGCGATCCACCGCGTGATCGGCGAGAATCGTGACGCCATGGGCCTCGCGCTGACCGCCGAGGATGCGGAGCAGCTGGTGCGCGAGGGCCGGCGCGTCGCCTTCCTTTCGATGGAGAATAGCTGGCCGCTGGGCGAGGATCTGTCGCTGCTGCGCACCTTCCACCGGCTCGGCGTGCGCATGGCCGGGCCGGTGCACAGCCGCACCAACCAGTTCGCCGATTCCACCACCGGCGAGGCGCGCTGGAACGGCCTGTCGCCGCTCGGAAGGCAATGGGTGGCGGAAATGAACCGGCTCGGCATCGTCATCGACGGCAGCCACAGCTCCGACACGGCGATCGACCAGATGATCGAGCTGTCGCGGGTGCCGATCGTGCTCTCCCATCACGGCGCGCGCGTGCTTTACGATCATCCCCGCAACACCAGCGACGAGCGGATGCGGCGGTTGGCGGCGAGCGGCGGCGTGCTGTTCCTCAACATGGTGTTCCTGGCCGCCGACGACCGTTCGCCGGAGCGGTCGGCGATCGAGCGGCGGCAGGCGCAATGGGATCGGCTTTCGCCCGAAGAACGCCGCCGGCTGATGGCCGACAAGGCGGCGCTGGACGCGCAACGTCCCTTCACAGACGCGGACTTCGAAACCTTCATGCGCGCCGCCCTCCACATCATCCGGGTGATGGGCGTCGATCATGTCGGCTTGGGCGCCGACTGGGACGGCGGCGGCGGCGTGGTCGGGCTGGAGGACATTGCGGGGCTGCCGCGCATCACCGCCCGGCTGCTTCGCGAAGGCTATAGCGAGGCGGACATCGCCAAGATCATGGGCGGCAACCTGCTGCGTGTGCTCCGCTCGGCGCAGGCTGGTGCCGAGCCCGAATTTCGCGTGCACGCGCAAAGACCCACTTCCTGA
- a CDS encoding response regulator encodes MKSILPPPDAGGLPVPPGGTAAAAWAHDWSATPLGPPAGWPRGLKTAASIVLGSNVPMFLGWGPELLLIHNDSFGEIVGDRRPALGRPMREIWADIWPLVGANPERALAGETVYMEADPRPVRRSGREEMIWFTYCYNPVRGDDGEIAGIYCVITAANSDERTEERLRESEERFRLIADSAPVPMWVTKLDRRRGFVNRAYVDFLGISYDDAVDFDWREIIHPDDGARILAESIAGEASLQTFALEARFRRGDGEWRWLRSISQPRWGAGGEHIGFIGVAHDITEWKLAEQALRDVNETLESKVAARTADLTQALDRLTAEVAERERAEEALRQAQKMEAVGRLTGGIAHDFNNLLTPVIGGLEIIAAGLQEERLKRIAEIALEAGRRGAKLTSQLLAFSRIQRLNMAPVEVNRVIGDLRQILSRTIGPDIVIRTTLDAEAGYALCDENQLENAILNLAINARDAMPDGGELLISTEIVAEPGGPDLDAGDYIALTVADTGHGMAPEVAVRATEPFFTTKPFGKGTGLGLSQVYGIARQAGGTLRIDSREGGGTAIRLLLARVEPETDRIETADSGARHAHDPHIGAHVLVVDDDADVRAFIADALTELGYRVETAGDGETALAAIANAAPDLMLVDFAMPGMNGAEVARATRALEPDLPVMLVTGYAESAQVESALGANVTVLHKPFGTEQLAAAVDGALRKTDPLEPGTSAPKS; translated from the coding sequence ATGAAGTCGATCCTGCCTCCGCCCGATGCCGGCGGCCTGCCCGTTCCGCCGGGCGGCACCGCAGCGGCGGCCTGGGCGCATGACTGGTCCGCGACGCCGCTCGGACCGCCGGCCGGCTGGCCGCGAGGACTGAAGACCGCCGCCAGCATCGTGCTCGGCTCCAACGTGCCGATGTTTCTGGGCTGGGGACCCGAACTGCTGCTCATCCACAATGACAGTTTCGGCGAGATCGTCGGTGACCGGCGCCCCGCTCTGGGCCGGCCGATGCGTGAAATCTGGGCCGATATCTGGCCGCTGGTCGGCGCCAATCCGGAGCGCGCCCTGGCCGGCGAGACGGTCTATATGGAGGCCGATCCCCGGCCCGTCCGCCGCAGCGGGCGCGAGGAGATGATATGGTTCACTTATTGTTACAATCCGGTGCGCGGCGATGACGGCGAAATCGCCGGCATCTATTGCGTCATCACCGCCGCGAACAGCGACGAGCGCACAGAGGAACGGCTGCGTGAGAGCGAGGAGCGGTTCCGCCTGATCGCCGATTCCGCGCCGGTGCCGATGTGGGTGACGAAGCTCGACCGCAGGCGCGGCTTCGTCAACCGCGCCTATGTCGATTTTCTCGGCATCTCTTACGACGACGCGGTGGATTTCGACTGGCGCGAGATCATCCACCCGGATGACGGTGCACGCATCCTCGCGGAATCGATCGCCGGCGAGGCTTCGCTACAGACCTTCGCGCTAGAGGCACGTTTTCGGCGCGGCGACGGCGAATGGCGCTGGCTGCGTTCGATCTCGCAGCCGCGCTGGGGGGCGGGCGGAGAGCATATCGGCTTCATCGGCGTCGCCCACGACATCACCGAATGGAAGCTGGCCGAGCAGGCTTTGCGCGACGTCAACGAGACGCTGGAAAGCAAGGTCGCGGCGCGCACCGCCGACCTCACCCAGGCGCTCGACCGGCTTACCGCCGAGGTGGCCGAGCGCGAACGGGCCGAGGAGGCGCTCAGGCAGGCGCAGAAGATGGAGGCGGTTGGGCGGCTCACCGGCGGCATCGCGCATGATTTCAACAATCTGCTGACGCCGGTGATCGGCGGGCTCGAGATCATCGCCGCCGGGCTCCAGGAGGAACGGCTGAAGCGGATCGCCGAGATCGCGCTGGAGGCGGGTCGGCGCGGCGCCAAGCTAACCTCCCAGCTCCTCGCCTTCTCGCGCATCCAGCGGCTCAACATGGCGCCGGTGGAGGTCAACCGGGTGATCGGCGATCTGCGCCAGATCCTGAGCCGCACGATCGGGCCCGACATCGTGATTCGCACCACGCTCGACGCTGAGGCGGGGTACGCCCTGTGCGACGAGAACCAGCTCGAGAACGCGATCCTCAATCTCGCGATCAACGCGCGCGACGCGATGCCGGATGGCGGCGAGCTCCTCATCTCGACGGAAATTGTCGCCGAGCCGGGCGGCCCGGACCTCGACGCCGGCGACTATATCGCGCTCACCGTCGCCGATACCGGCCACGGCATGGCGCCGGAGGTCGCAGTGCGCGCCACCGAGCCCTTCTTCACCACCAAGCCGTTCGGCAAGGGCACCGGGCTCGGCCTGTCGCAGGTCTATGGCATTGCCCGCCAGGCGGGCGGCACGCTGCGTATCGACAGCCGCGAGGGCGGCGGCACCGCGATCCGCCTGCTGCTCGCCCGGGTCGAGCCCGAAACCGATCGAATCGAAACTGCGGATTCGGGGGCGCGCCATGCGCATGATCCGCATATCGGTGCGCACGTCCTGGTGGTGGACGACGACGCGGATGTCCGCGCCTTCATCGCCGATGCGCTGACCGAGCTCGGCTATCGCGTCGAGACCGCCGGGGATGGCGAAACAGCACTCGCCGCGATCGCGAACGCCGCGCCGGACCTGATGCTGGTCGATTTCGCCATGCCCGGCATGAACGGGGCCGAGGTCGCCCGCGCCACGCGGGCGCTCGAGCCCGATCTGCCGGTAATGCTCGTCACCGGCTATGCCGAAAGCGCGCAGGTCGAATCCGCGCTCGGCGCGAACGTGACCGTGCTGCACAAGCCGTTCGGCACCGAACAGCTCGCGGCCGCCGTCGACGGAGCCTTGCGCAAAACAGATCCTCTTGAACCCGGAACAAGCGCTCCTAAATCCTGA
- a CDS encoding Hsp20 family protein: MTRFDFTPYRRSTVGFDRLFDFLESANRAEQDNYPPFDIEKLGDDSYRITLAVAGFKRDEIEITAQQNMLIVTGRRAETRSRDGNFLHVGIATRAFERRFELADFVRVTAADLSDGLLSIELVREIPEAMKPRKIAIGGGAPATIEAAPAAQRDKAEADERQTA; the protein is encoded by the coding sequence ATGACACGCTTTGATTTCACCCCCTATCGCCGCTCGACCGTCGGCTTCGACCGGTTGTTCGATTTCCTGGAGAGCGCGAACCGCGCCGAACAGGACAATTACCCGCCGTTCGACATCGAGAAGCTGGGCGACGATTCCTACCGGATCACGCTCGCCGTCGCCGGCTTCAAGCGTGACGAGATCGAAATCACCGCGCAGCAGAACATGCTGATCGTCACCGGCCGCCGCGCGGAGACACGCAGCCGCGACGGCAATTTCCTGCATGTCGGCATCGCCACCCGCGCATTCGAACGCCGGTTCGAACTGGCCGATTTCGTCCGGGTGACGGCGGCCGATCTGAGTGACGGCCTGTTGTCGATCGAACTCGTGCGCGAAATTCCCGAAGCGATGAAGCCGCGCAAGATCGCGATCGGCGGCGGCGCGCCCGCCACGATCGAGGCGGCGCCCGCGGCCCAGCGCGACAAGGCCGAGGCGGACGAAAGGCAAACCGCCTGA
- a CDS encoding MgtC/SapB family protein yields MLDHDPLALFSWSELTLRLGVATLVGLLLGLDRELNGHAAGVRTHALVALSSAMIMASSLMLTVQLRGDDFQPDPLRAIQGLSQAIGFIAAGVIFVRGANVVNLTTAANIWVAAAIGIASGAGQYRLVLVGAGMGLALLTLAKLVTRFLPAPAGEDEPR; encoded by the coding sequence ATGCTCGATCACGATCCGCTCGCGCTCTTTTCCTGGTCCGAGCTGACGCTTCGGCTGGGCGTCGCCACGTTGGTCGGCCTGTTGCTCGGGCTCGACCGGGAGCTGAACGGCCATGCGGCGGGGGTTCGCACCCATGCATTGGTCGCGTTGAGTTCGGCAATGATCATGGCCTCCTCGCTCATGCTCACCGTCCAGTTGCGCGGCGACGATTTCCAGCCCGATCCGCTGCGCGCGATCCAGGGGCTGTCCCAGGCGATCGGTTTCATCGCCGCCGGCGTCATCTTCGTGCGCGGCGCCAATGTCGTGAACCTCACCACCGCGGCGAACATCTGGGTCGCCGCCGCGATCGGCATCGCTTCGGGCGCGGGGCAATACCGGCTCGTGCTGGTCGGCGCGGGCATGGGACTTGCCTTGCTGACCTTGGCGAAACTGGTCACGCGGTTCCTGCCCGCGCCGGCCGGAGAAGATGAACCGCGTTAA
- the pdeM gene encoding ligase-associated DNA damage response endonuclease PdeM: MVRLSFCEHEFRALPQGALFWPARRALLVADLHLEKASWFAKGGQMLPPYDSLATLADLGALARATEAVEIWCLGDSFHDGEGVGRLPAGAREALTALTAATRWTWIVGNHDPALADACGGRVVDETEVDGIVLRHEAKPGEARPELSGHFHPKLRISRRGRMVSRRCFVATKSKLILPAFGTLTGGLNAGHPEIARAVGAPAEALVPLEDRLLRFPLAA, encoded by the coding sequence ATGGTTCGCCTTTCGTTCTGTGAACATGAGTTCCGCGCGCTGCCGCAGGGCGCCTTGTTCTGGCCCGCCCGACGCGCCTTGCTGGTCGCCGATCTCCATCTCGAGAAAGCGAGCTGGTTCGCCAAAGGCGGGCAGATGCTGCCGCCTTACGACAGCCTGGCGACGCTTGCCGACCTTGGCGCGCTTGCGCGCGCGACCGAGGCCGTCGAAATCTGGTGCCTGGGCGACAGCTTCCACGACGGCGAGGGCGTGGGACGTTTGCCGGCCGGCGCCCGCGAAGCGCTGACCGCGCTCACTGCCGCGACGCGCTGGACCTGGATCGTCGGCAATCACGATCCCGCGCTCGCCGATGCCTGTGGCGGCCGGGTCGTGGACGAAACGGAGGTGGACGGCATCGTGCTGCGCCACGAGGCCAAGCCGGGCGAAGCGCGCCCCGAGCTGTCCGGCCATTTCCACCCGAAGCTCAGGATCAGCCGGCGCGGCCGGATGGTCTCGCGCCGCTGCTTCGTCGCCACGAAGAGCAAGCTGATCCTGCCGGCCTTCGGCACGCTGACCGGCGGGCTCAATGCCGGCCATCCGGAAATAGCCCGCGCGGTCGGCGCACCCGCAGAAGCATTGGTGCCTTTGGAGGATCGGCTGCTGCGTTTCCCGCTCGCCGCCTAG
- the pabB gene encoding aminodeoxychorismate synthase component I, which produces MTSAGPFVLLDDARGGGEAWLYAGPTEIVATHEPAEIRACLERLRGRHAAGFLSYEAGLALEDRLAPRAETPSPDAPPLLWFGMFDRAERVDPAALLPDGSGAWASRPRPLIAEADYRAAIDAVLAHIAAGDIYQANLTFQAEARIAGDPRALYATIRKRARAGHGGIVFTGDHWLLSFSPELFFTCDGGHVVTRPMKGTAPAGSDPAALRDDPKQRAENLMIVDLLRNDLSRLARPGTVKVPEMFAVETYPTVLQMTSTVTAELEQGAGPVDLLAAIHPCGSVTGAPKIRAMEIIHTLEKGPRGVYTGAIGRFAPDGAAAFNVAIRTLVIKAGETRARLGLGSGIVADSRAGPEWRECLTKGEFLATTRRFDLIETMAFDPHAGIAELDRHLARLKRSAEALDFPFDRHEARNELQAATFRAGPSIVRLLLSPSGAMAIELRAPPPALDGPVRAAIADLPVPAEDFRLRHKTSDRAFYDHARASAGTLEVLFRDSAGFLTEGSFTSLFVERDGALLTPPLSRGLLPGILRERLIEEGRAREADLTEADLADGFLIGNAVRGLIPAVCA; this is translated from the coding sequence ATGACAAGCGCCGGGCCCTTCGTGCTGCTCGACGATGCACGGGGCGGCGGCGAGGCGTGGCTTTATGCGGGCCCGACCGAGATCGTCGCGACGCACGAGCCAGCCGAGATACGTGCCTGCCTGGAGCGGCTGCGCGGGCGCCATGCCGCGGGATTCCTGTCCTACGAGGCCGGGCTGGCGTTGGAGGACAGACTGGCGCCGCGCGCCGAAACGCCGTCGCCGGACGCGCCCCCATTATTGTGGTTCGGCATGTTCGACCGGGCCGAACGGGTCGATCCCGCCGCCTTGCTGCCCGATGGCAGCGGGGCCTGGGCGAGCAGGCCCCGGCCGCTGATCGCGGAAGCCGACTATCGCGCCGCGATCGACGCGGTGCTGGCGCATATCGCCGCCGGCGACATCTATCAGGCGAACCTGACCTTCCAGGCGGAGGCGCGCATAGCGGGCGACCCGCGTGCGCTCTACGCGACGATCCGCAAGCGCGCCCGCGCCGGGCATGGCGGCATCGTCTTCACCGGGGATCACTGGCTGTTGAGTTTCTCGCCGGAGCTGTTCTTCACCTGCGACGGCGGCCATGTCGTCACCCGCCCGATGAAGGGCACGGCTCCGGCCGGCAGCGATCCGGCCGCGCTGCGCGACGATCCCAAGCAGCGCGCCGAAAATCTGATGATCGTCGATCTGCTGCGAAACGATCTCTCGCGCCTCGCCCGGCCCGGCACGGTGAAGGTGCCGGAGATGTTCGCCGTCGAGACTTATCCGACCGTGCTCCAGATGACCTCGACGGTCACGGCCGAACTGGAGCAGGGCGCCGGGCCGGTCGATCTGCTCGCCGCGATCCACCCCTGCGGCTCGGTGACGGGGGCGCCCAAGATCCGCGCGATGGAGATCATCCACACCCTCGAAAAGGGCCCGCGCGGCGTCTATACCGGCGCGATCGGCCGATTTGCGCCGGACGGCGCGGCGGCGTTCAATGTCGCGATCCGGACCCTGGTCATCAAAGCGGGCGAGACGCGTGCGCGATTGGGCCTGGGCTCCGGCATCGTCGCGGACAGCCGCGCCGGGCCGGAATGGCGCGAATGTCTGACGAAGGGGGAATTCTTGGCGACGACGCGGCGCTTCGACCTCATTGAGACGATGGCGTTCGATCCTCATGCCGGGATCGCCGAGCTCGATCGCCATCTCGCCCGGCTGAAGCGCAGCGCCGAGGCGCTCGATTTTCCGTTCGATCGCCATGAAGCGCGCAACGAACTGCAGGCTGCCACCTTCCGCGCGGGGCCGAGCATCGTCAGACTGCTGCTGTCGCCGAGCGGCGCGATGGCGATCGAGCTCAGGGCGCCGCCGCCCGCCCTGGATGGGCCGGTGCGGGCGGCGATCGCCGATCTGCCGGTGCCGGCCGAGGATTTCCGGCTGCGCCACAAGACGAGCGACCGCGCTTTCTACGATCACGCGCGCGCATCGGCAGGCACGCTCGAAGTGCTGTTCCGCGATTCCGCCGGCTTCCTGACCGAGGGCAGCTTCACGTCCCTGTTCGTCGAACGGGACGGCGCGCTGCTCACGCCGCCGCTGTCGCGCGGGCTGCTGCCGGGCATCTTGCGCGAACGGCTGATTGAGGAAGGCCGCGCACGGGAAGCGGACCTGACCGAGGCCGACCTCGCCGACGGCTTCCTGATCGGCAATGCGGTACGCGGATTGATCCCGGCAGTGTGCGCCTAG